The following proteins are encoded in a genomic region of Populus nigra chromosome 16, ddPopNigr1.1, whole genome shotgun sequence:
- the LOC133675458 gene encoding uncharacterized protein LOC133675458 isoform X2 yields the protein MEYVDERQAGESTCGCSTMASKPHYKSFKFIDNSRELRGLEGDKGTALELHRQKGEAVARNQPGVDAFMAWVNPVHGTEYPTSLSELEESRGRRKIYIKSNVMDSDMPEMVAFFQDSNYHFVKDIFMDGEVYCKDICSVENCQLDHNSISSILNFNVESCSASTVGTQDSVPSISNDSEYVEDVDCHNLLINQHGSRMSMKDFDGQEYVLVEKNVHGSHMVKKVPSKEAILSSSIVLYTTEEVYYDCPTSAATFRNEVDDTISKTEADFEQVVETESMSKPEDGMSGTLTSSSRSLGDENVQGESSFFAVDPPPGLTYSEGPIYCGSVSSHSFAFPILPSEWDGSPERMASTDKVQFRRHQQSMM from the exons ATGGAGTATGTTGATGAAAGACAAG CCGGTGAATCCACGTGTGGGTGTTCAACCATGGCCAGTAAGCCTCATTACAAGTCTTTCAAATTCATCGACAACTCTCGGGAGTTAAGAGGATTGGAAGGGGATAAGGGTACTGCTTTAGAACTACATAGACAGAAGGGAGAGGCAGTGGCCAGAAACCAACCAGGAGTAGATGCCTTTATGGCTTGGGTGAATCCTGTACATGGAACAGAATATCCAACCAGCCTCAGTGAATTGGAAGAAAGTAGAGGAAGAAGGAAGATTTATATTAAAAGCAATGTGATGGATTCTGACATGCCAGAGATGGTTGCCTTTTTTCAAGACAGCAATTATCATTTTGTGAAGGACATTTTCATGGATGGAGAAGTTTACTGCAAGGATATCTGTTCCGTTGAAAATTGCCAATTAGACCACAATAGTATCTCTTCCATACTTAACTTTAATGTAGAAAGTTGCAGTGCATCAACCGTTGGAACTCAGGATTCAGTTCCATCCATTTCAAATGACTCCGAATATGTGGAAGATGTTGACTGCCATAATCTTTTGATCAATCAACATGGTTCCAGAATGTCGATGAAAGATTTTGATGGACAAGAATATGTTTTGGTAGAAAAGAACGTACATGGATCTCATATGGTTAAAAAG GTTCCAAGTAAGGAAGCAATACTGTCAAGCTCCATTGTATTATACACAACTGAAGAAGTTTATTATGACTGCCCTACGAGTGCAGCCACTTTCAGAAATGAGGTGGACGACACAATAAGCAAAACAGAGGCAGATTTTGAACAGGTCGTTGAAACTGAAAGTATGTCCAAACCCGAAGATGGGATGTCAGGAACCTTAACAAGTTCAAGTCGAAGTTTGGGTGATGAGAATGTTCAAGGAGAGTCGAGTTTCTTTGCAGTTGATCCCCCTCCAGGCCTGACCTACTCAGAAGGTCCTATATATTGTGGAAGTGTCAGCTCGCATTCGTTTGCTTTTCCCAT ATTGCCCTCAGAATGGGACGGCAGTCCTGAAAGAATGGCAAGCACTGACAAAGTACAATTTCGAAGGCATCAGC AATCCATGATGTAG
- the LOC133675458 gene encoding uncharacterized protein LOC133675458 isoform X1, protein MEYVDERQAGESTCGCSTMASKPHYKSFKFIDNSRELRGLEGDKGTALELHRQKGEAVARNQPGVDAFMAWVNPVHGTEYPTSLSELEESRGRRKIYIKSNVMDSDMPEMVAFFQDSNYHFVKDIFMDGEVYCKDICSVENCQLDHNSISSILNFNVESCSASTVGTQDSVPSISNDSEYVEDVDCHNLLINQHGSRMSMKDFDGQEYVLVEKNVHGSHMVKKVPSKEAILSSSIVLYTTEEVYYDCPTSAATFRNEVDDTISKTEADFEQVVETESMSKPEDGMSGTLTSSSRSLGDENVQGESSFFAVDPPPGLTYSEGPIYCGSVSSHSFAFPILPSEWDGSPERMASTDKVQFRRHQRRRMRFLCCKF, encoded by the exons ATGGAGTATGTTGATGAAAGACAAG CCGGTGAATCCACGTGTGGGTGTTCAACCATGGCCAGTAAGCCTCATTACAAGTCTTTCAAATTCATCGACAACTCTCGGGAGTTAAGAGGATTGGAAGGGGATAAGGGTACTGCTTTAGAACTACATAGACAGAAGGGAGAGGCAGTGGCCAGAAACCAACCAGGAGTAGATGCCTTTATGGCTTGGGTGAATCCTGTACATGGAACAGAATATCCAACCAGCCTCAGTGAATTGGAAGAAAGTAGAGGAAGAAGGAAGATTTATATTAAAAGCAATGTGATGGATTCTGACATGCCAGAGATGGTTGCCTTTTTTCAAGACAGCAATTATCATTTTGTGAAGGACATTTTCATGGATGGAGAAGTTTACTGCAAGGATATCTGTTCCGTTGAAAATTGCCAATTAGACCACAATAGTATCTCTTCCATACTTAACTTTAATGTAGAAAGTTGCAGTGCATCAACCGTTGGAACTCAGGATTCAGTTCCATCCATTTCAAATGACTCCGAATATGTGGAAGATGTTGACTGCCATAATCTTTTGATCAATCAACATGGTTCCAGAATGTCGATGAAAGATTTTGATGGACAAGAATATGTTTTGGTAGAAAAGAACGTACATGGATCTCATATGGTTAAAAAG GTTCCAAGTAAGGAAGCAATACTGTCAAGCTCCATTGTATTATACACAACTGAAGAAGTTTATTATGACTGCCCTACGAGTGCAGCCACTTTCAGAAATGAGGTGGACGACACAATAAGCAAAACAGAGGCAGATTTTGAACAGGTCGTTGAAACTGAAAGTATGTCCAAACCCGAAGATGGGATGTCAGGAACCTTAACAAGTTCAAGTCGAAGTTTGGGTGATGAGAATGTTCAAGGAGAGTCGAGTTTCTTTGCAGTTGATCCCCCTCCAGGCCTGACCTACTCAGAAGGTCCTATATATTGTGGAAGTGTCAGCTCGCATTCGTTTGCTTTTCCCAT ATTGCCCTCAGAATGGGACGGCAGTCCTGAAAGAATGGCAAGCACTGACAAAGTACAATTTCGAAGGCATCAGCGTAGGAGAATGCGTTTTCTTTGCTGCAAATTCTGA